The region TCAAAAATCTTGAGCACGAGCAAGagagatattattaattaaaataaaaaaggaatcaaATTGATATCTAGCGAACAGTATATGTTTGTAGTTTAGATCATTGGAGGTGCAAAACGCATGTAAAAGATGATTGGTTATTGACATGGATTGCCTTCGATCAAAACAAAGTGGAGTAATTCTAAAATGACACAACATATAAACAGCACAGCAATTAAAGACAGAATGTCCCTATACCTGGAGGAAGAGATTGCTTCAACTTGTCAGCCTTCTCAGGATCAAACACACATAGTGTGTAAAGATACTTGGAGCATCGAACCTTGAACTTCACCACATCTCTTCTCCTCTTGATTTTAACAGAACGAGCATCCTTCCTTCTTGCTGTGAGAAGAAAATCCTTGATTTCATGTATCTGCTTTGGCTGTTAGTAACAAAGGAAGACTAAAACCTATTAGAGCGTTCATAAAATTCAGGGAGCGCACCAATTTCATGCCATGGGAAAATAAACAAACCAAATGTACCGAATCAGCAGTtgtaaaagaaacaagaaaagcatTTTCCCCGCAAGAGAGCAGGAAACATAATAAGATCTTAGATGGTTCCACACGAATCAATTTTTCCAAAATTTATTCCACATCAAAAGGGATTGCTACCCAATTTCCACTATAACAGCACGTCTAGCTATCAgcttgtgtaacttgttgtcaatTAAGTTgcttataatttcaaaaattcatcactacaaaaaaaaaaaaagaaacaccaaGGTTAAATGCATCTATCTGGCTGtgtaaataactaaaaaacccCAGCTTTTATAACATTAGGCATACAACAAAGATATCTCTAGCTGAACCAAAAAAAACCCAGGCGCTGCAAGGCATCCTCGAACACAGTTGCTAGAATAGGAACACAGTCGATTCCATTCTCCATCAATTGCCACAATTGAGAAAGATGGTTACATCCATTTAAGTCAGCGAAATTTGAAACTTATTTCCTTAGTTAACCATCAAAACTAGAGTCCCTGACATATGGATtaagctctattttttttttattttccaatgtCTAACTGATACAACATAATCAccacaaaaccaaacaaaatcgTATTACGAGCAACAGCAAAGCAAAAACATTAGTAGTGCACTTCTAATCTGCTTGTAAGAAGAAAGTAATACAAATAGAGCCCGGATGCAGGAGATGCCACCATAGCGGCTACTGAAAACAGCAATAGTCTACACACATCTGTAACGATGGACAGAGACAGTTTTCCAGGCAGTTCTTATTATATGCAAAGAAACAAACATTAAGCAAAACAAGATCACAACAAATTTACCATTTTTGCGTTTTATCGTCCGCTTCCTCTCACTTCTCCTGAAGACGCCTCAGAGAGCAGCAGCACTAGATGGCGGCAGTAGACGTGTGTTCGGGTGAAATGTTTCTAAACcctagttttatctttttttttcatttccataCGTACCCCCGctcctttttgtttttccatttattcCGTGATATTACCGTGCTATTTTATGGGCCTACATCACTTGTGCTCAATAGGCCCATGAATTCGGGGGTGTTGGATCGAGGCCCGTAGCGTTAAATACACTGAAACAATATTGGTTGATGCATTTTTGGGGAAACAATCCATCAAAAATTGATTTCGcgctaaatataattaatattttattttataatcttgattttttaaaataaattagttgaGGTCATTTTCTTGGTATCTTTAACtaaatttgtcaattttattctGTATTGTCCGGAATAACCGAAACATTctataccaattcaaaaaacagaataatttttattttattttaaatctcggcCCGTTTCAGATTTTTTGACTAAATTTCAGCTGGAAAATTtcggtttcattccacatgttctgttccgctcttgaaaagacatcaaattaaactttgttcaatttaattaattaaatcatccaaGCATAAAAGGCTCATTTTCATTACtgttttcaataacaatgatattaataataatattgaaaattattattgctatttttattaacaattatattaattttttaaaattagatttatcactaatatatataatttatattcatattgtttttttttcatgtttataccttataggaatttgagcaaaataaagcatattttagattttattagttttgataGTATTgatctaactttatatttaaaatatttatgttaatatattttactcttataatattttgatattttatttaaattgaatttttttaaattaaaaatttatttaattttaactatttaaaaatattttaaattttaaaattatatttatttaacattatatttatttatattacataatttataattaacaagAATTACAACGTCAAGTGGCTTTTCAAAGATGTGAAGTACAAGATTGAGAAATCTTCCAGCGTAAAGTGTACAGGAAAAGCCGAGAATGATCCGACAGATCCGTGCTATGCTCTTATCAAGTTACTGGTACAGATGCTTGATCCTACTGTGAAGGTttaaatccaaggagattcgaGGAAAAGAAGTTTTTGGTCCCTGTACATGTGgcatatagattttttttatgggttggatataattattttttaaaatattttttatttaaaaaatatttttatttttaaaaaattatttttaacattaacatattaaaataattaaaaaaataaaaaaatttaatttaaaataaatttttttaattttttaagtacacttttaaaatataaaaacaaacaaatactcaaaaatcaaatttaaaagggGTTGAGGTCATTCTGGCTCATAGTTGCAggaagaattattattttttttggttgaaacaACGCTAGAACAGTGATTGCAAATTGCAAAaaatgagatggaaaaaaataaataaaaaggtaatGGAACTtctccaaaaagaaaataaaaaaccaacttttggttttttaatttgtctttttaatGGGAAgatcttgagtttttttgaaggaaaaaaaaaccagatcACTAGGCTTATAGTGTATTTCATATTgtaacaatatttatatttgttaaagtgatttttatttaaaaataggttaaaataataaatatttttatcttaaaaaatttaaatttaatattaacatgtaaaaataattttaaaatatttaaaaaataaattttagaaaacgACAAAGAAGGTTCTAATCACTTGTTTTCACGATCTGATCTTCCATATCTTATTGAAATcctttcaaaatcataaaaaaatgaattttttttgctcgTTTGAAGTTTCGGGCATTGAACTTTTAAGATGGGTTTTGCATTCCCTGTAGTTGATCGCAAGTATGGTGCCGGTGATGCAGTTCTTTTCCGAACGAGAGTGAATTCTGTCACGAATATGTCAGCGGAAGTCAAGCGTTTGTTTGTCTCGATCGGGTGATGTGTGtattccctttttctttttctttttgtttttttttgttttataagtacatttataatctataaaaaatgGATCTTCATTTAATAACGAGGTATTCATGAACTGTGAACATTTGTTGCTTTGCTATCAGGACGAAACACAGCACTGGCCAgttcaagttattttataattaactgGATTTCATTTTAGTTTACAGAGCTATGTAAAATATTATGTATATATTAATGGATTCATAACATCATCCAGTGCTGTTTTAACCGCCGCCGCCTCTTCACTGCCACGACCGCCGTACCATCACCGCCACCGTTCCAACAACCTACTCCCCTTCATCCCCGTACCCTCGTCTTATTATTCACATCAACATTTACTAGATGCTGTGAAATACTAAACTTATACGTGGAATGTTTTACTGTAAAATATTTCACATTCATGCCTAACAAACATCCTCCTGTGTATATTTTTACATCTATCAATACACAACTATATTAAAAACAGTGACAGGTGATAATTGGATTTCTATTCCAGAGCTGGTAAGTGCAAAAATCAATCAATGCTGATGGATTGATGATGAATTCCAAGTTTCAGAAAATTAACAATGTCTGAATAAGAAAGGAATCAAGTATCTTCATGATCACAGGTTTCAATTTTATATCTCACCGCGGGAATGGTCATCCTCTGGAGATTGGGATGAATTCGTTTCACGATCATAGAAAGGGTAGCTACATTCCAGCACAAAAAAAGGCAAGTAAAATGTAAGATCTCTGATTTCCTTATAAGCAAAGGCAAATTCAATGCACATAATACATACCTAAAACCCCCCATGCTTGATTTTCACCAGAACCCtttccatcatcatcatcatggcCACCGCGAGGAAGACTTTCTATTACAATTCTCTTTGCCCGCCAAAGCTGAAGAAGATACAGTGGCTGCTCGCAACACACCAACCCCAAAAATCCATATTGGCCGATCAGGAAGTCCATCACGGGCAACGAAGTTGCGTCTACAGAGCTTGCACTTCCTCGTTTTTCAGGTATCGGACCGTGGACATGGACAATCATGTTGTCATACAGATGACATGCCCAGAAAGGAATGCCATTAATTGacgtgattttgttttctttcctttttcttctaacaatttaattttcaaatagaCTTGCCGCGTATCATTATCCTGGTTAATATTCGTGTATTCAAAGCCTCATGACAGTTTAAGAAGCAAAGCTAATAGAAATCCATTGGTTTAGAAGTAGATCATCTGTGACTGACGGAATCGTAGATGTGATATTCAACATATATGCAGTGCATTAAATTGTAAGATTGTAAAATCCCAAGCGGTGATTACGAGGGGGAGCATAATAATGGGAAAAATACAACTGGATTCACCTAAAGAGACGTGTACATGCATATCCGAAACACCAAAACGTCGCAAAAGAACGAAATCCGGGCAGCAGCAGACGGTAGAGAGtagagagagacagagacaCGTAATGTATGCGCCACGAGGTCCCTGACCAAACTACTACCACTACTTGACTAGGTAACCAAAACAACACATGCGAAGCCAGCCACTTGCTTTCATGGCTCAATGTCCGGGTCTGCTTGAAACATTTTCCATAAATAagcaaaaattcaattttcattgaAGTAGCcccttattttaatttcaatttcttgcactccttttgttttttttttttttttgggggtctGCTGTCCTCTGCAGTACACTGATTGACTGGCACCTTCTTTGAGAAGTTACTTCCTCACATAGGCAACCAAACCAGAAAAGCATCGCTCCTCACTCACTCACTTACTGCCGCAACACTTTGCTCTCAAGTTGTCTCTATATAACACCCACTTGGAGAATTGCAATCGCAATGCATTGCATTGCTAACTAACAGTTTTTCTGTCTCTATAGTCTCTCTATTTAGTATTTACTTGAAGCGATCATCTAGCTCTTCCTTCTTAATCAGTTGGTGAGTGAGCCAGAGAGTtgagttttatgtttttatatatatatatatatatatatatatatatatatatatatatattattgtttggGTCTTGGTCCTCCTTACTTCTTGTTTAGtcattttgtttggattttcatttcgatcatgttttttttttaagagacgGGTTctctttttaatcaattttggtTGCCTTCTGAGTTGCGTTGAGCAGTGATGGAGCCTGTTAGCATGAATATAGATACCACCCAACAACTCCCTGCGGATCCTCTCCCATTTGCTAGAAGGTGATTCCTTGATTTCTTCTTCCCCACTGTTTGGTTGCTTAGAGAACGCCTCAAGTGAGGGGGGGAGCTGTTTTggtgttttggttttgttttcttcaaacaATGAATGGGTCActgattattcttttatttatgtagTTTGTGATTTCTATACAGagattctgtttttctttttttaatgattttctgtGTTGGGTTGCATTTTCTTTTAACAGTTATCAATTGGAGGCTTTGGAGAAGGCGCTAAAGCATAACACAATTGTGTTTTTGGAGACTGGTTCTGGAAAGACTTTGATTGCCATCATGCTCCTCCGCAGTTACGCTTATCTTCTTCGCAAGCCTTCACGTTTTATTGCTGTTTTCCTGGTTCCTAAAGTCGTTCTGGTTCGCCAAGTATGCCACTTTACACTCCTTTCTCTTCTGCATATGCGTGtctatgttttgggaatttGTGTTAATCTGTTTACTCAGCAACAGCATAACAATTCAAATTACAGGTTTCGTTTCCCTGCTGctgaaatttataataattggACTAAATATTGGAGATGTTAGGGGTTGCTGGTGAAGATGGGATGTGTCTGTAACTTACGGGTCAAATAAAACTTACCTTATGTATCTACTTGTTTTTTACATATGGGAGACGTGTTTGGAAATGCCTGATACTGTTGCTAAAtctgaatttgaaaaaatattctatttcGCAGTCAAACTTTCGTAATGTAATGGAACTTGCGGggtttttaagtaaaaacttCGTGTGCagtctcaattattttttaaagttacaaAATGCAATTATAGAAACTTAGCAAATTGGTATTAAAGCCAGAGTTCCATCAAATGTTTAAAAACGCCAGAGTAATATAATGAAATTTGCAGGTTTTTTTGGATACTAGAGTAAACATTTTGTGTGATGTACTTTCTTTTTGAATTACAGAATGAAATTTTAGAAAGTGAATTGAGATTGAAGCCAGAGTTTCaccatatatttaaaaaagaagacagTGAATGAGGTTTCCTGCACAagtttaatgttaattttaaattttgaggtGGTTAGATGCGAATACTGAAGGTGAAATTCAGAAATgtgactttatttttcttttatattgctGTTGTTCTCCATAATTACTAGCAAGCTGGAGCTGTGGAAATGCATACTGATTTGAAAGTGGGCATGTACTGGGGAGAAATGGGAGTTGACTTCTGGAAAGCTGTTACATGGAAGAACGAAATAGACAAACATGAGGTAAGTGGGCGGGAAGCTGCTTCATTACTATTCGTGTCTTTTTCTTTATTCCTGTTTTTATCCGTAATCATTTACATCTGATAGTTTCATGTctgttattttcaagttttgagtTTCACCTTTGGTCTTCAACAATCAAAACCAACTTCAAAGAGCACAaaatagtgaagaaaaaaacaaaatctgttTACAGTGGTTAGTGACTTGCATGCTAGTGGTGCTGGTGGTTGATGTGGTTTGTCCTTTCTTTAATCATAGCAgacaattattttgatgtaattttgTTTCCTGGTTTTTgaaagcttttatttttcttttcttgttttagtgaccttttttttttccgtttTTCCAGTGTTGTTACTTCTAAACCTGAGATATTTTGATGAAGTGTGCCCTCAActggcttttttattttttggaatcgTATCTTGCGTTCTGGTTCTTCTTTGATAAAATCAAGCAGAAGCGTTCCCTTTGAGGAACTGCATAACATGTTGATATTTGCtgacataaaattaattaacctttGAGAACTTCATTTTCAGCTGTTTGTCAGTTTGCTGCTTAcccatttctttaattttcttcacaatgattcttttccttttggttGCAAATTTATGCAGTTTGCCAATGTTACCAGCTTATTTTCTTACACAATGGACATTGATTATTTGATTGATATGTACAGGTGCTTGTTATGACACCTCAAATTTTGCTTAATGGCTTGAGGCATAGCTATATCAAGCTAGAATGGATCAAGGTGATCATTTTTGATGAATGTCATCATACCAGTGGCAAACACCCTTATGCATGCATCATGACAGTGAGTTATCTCTCTCTCCTTTGCTTTCCACCTCTCAtcatctttttattcttttgcctCCTAATGATTTACTTTTGATTTATGGAAACAACAGTTGATGTGATATCTCAGGGagaagttcttttctttttttctttcttttttgttttgttatgagAAATCAACCCTGCTTAAGTAGACTTTCAAGCAGCGTATATTAAcatcatattatatatatatatatatatatatatatatatatatatattaaaaataaattttaaaaaatatcttgttttgaaACTCTCAAAATAAGGGAACTCATGGTAGCATGTATCTTGCTCATGGTGAAGATCTTTTTGGATTTGATAGCAGAAATGTGCAATATTGTCAGATTTGATAAATTAGATACATACACAAATTCTTAAGCATCTGTATAAATTCTACTGGTTGCTTCaagaaccaaaaatattttctttcttagttGTTGTTAAGAAAGTTCTATGTTCAAATAAATACGAATAGATTTAAGGAAAACTCACCTGCTTACTGATATGTTGGGTGCCTGTCCCAAGGGCAGTTTTGTTGGACACAAAATGTTGTTCTTTTTGTAAGTGTCATACGTTATTTATAAAACTATTATGTATGAAGTTACCATTATATGTTCACTTAGAGCCATGAATGATTCTGCATGGAGTCCATGTTGTATGGTGAATTTTCTGATGACTTTGAATGATGTGCAGGAGTTCTTTCATTGTGAGTTAAAGTCTGGTCACCATGATCTTCCTAGGATTTTTGGGATGACCGCTTCTCCCATAAAGTCAAAGGGTATGCTTTGGCAGTAGATCATAATGTTTGCTTGATACTCACATTTTACACTATCTTCCTAAATTTATATAAGATTGAacccttttttttgtgttgtgaTAAAGGTGCAAACTCAGAATTACACTATTGGCAGCAGATTCGTGAACTTGAGGATATTATGAATTCAAAGGTTGCTTCTCACTTctggttaaaaatatttacctAGGTTTCTTTCTATTTGCTTTTTAGCCATAATAATTGATGGATTATTAGATCTGAAATCCAAATTCATTTTTAAGGAGTCATTTTTCATGTCTGTTCAAAACTTGTATCCTTGTATAGCTattgaaaatattcattataaacAAGTCTTGCATCAGATAATGGTTAAAGATTAACTGGTCATGGCCACTAACACATTTTAGTGTAAAGGAGTGATGTTTTAATAACCTTTATAACGTGTAACTTGATGCTTTTGTGCATTTGTTGTGGTGTTTTCTCTTGGTGCACTTTGTTCACTGGGGCAAAACATCCAAAAGACGCATCATATTATCAATTCTCTGGCATCCTCCTTCATTggataatcatttatttttttgttttattttttcctgtaCAAATTTTATTATCAGCACTGATAATCTTTTATTTGGATAATGAATTGATTGTTCATATTCCTATTTCGATTTTTTCATGTAGCTTTTATCTCCTTTTGCTTTTGGGTCCCTTCTGCAAGATTAAGATGACCCACATGGTGCATTTCAAATGCACTCAACTAATATCCATGTTATTTCCCATTCCTTGctcaaaagtttttgaaaattgtGTCCTGGGCACACGCCATATGGTTCGTTACATGTTGCTGGGTCTGAAAGAGCAGGAGGGGACCCCATAACCTACCATTTGATATAGAAAACCCATGGACttcaccttcttcttttttttttggtatatattTGGGCTCATAGGAAATTTTAAGAACACTTATGTAGCTTCAGCTTCAGCTTCTTAGCATGGGTGATGTAGAACTGCATTCCTACAAGTTCTGCACATAAACTTCAAGTCATTACTGGATTTAATTGTTCTTTCATTTGATTGCTATGTTCCATATCACTCCGTTCATGTGTTTTTTCTATTCTTCAATAATTTGCTTATGATACCACCTTTGAAATATATGAACACTTATGTATCTTTGGCCTCTTAGCATCGGTGATGGAGAACTGCATTCATATATGTTCTGCACATAAACTTCAAGTCATTACTAGATTTGGTTGTTCTTTCATTTGATTTCTATGTTCCATACCACTCCATTCATATCTGTTTTCTATTCTTCAATAATTTGTTTATGATACCACCTTCGAAATATAAGAACACAAAAGTAGCTTTAGCTTCTTAGCATGGGTGATATAGAACTGCAGTCATACGTGCTCTGCTCATAGATGTAGTCGTTACTAGATTTGGttgttcatttatttaattgttatgtTCCATATATGAATACTTATGCAGCCTTAGCTTCTTAGCATGGGTGATATAGAACTGCATTCATATGTGTTCTGCACATAGACTTAGTCGTTACTAGATTTGGTTGttcttttatttgattgttatgTTCCATACATGAATACTTACGCAGCTTTAGCTTCTTGGCATGGGTGATATAGAACTGCATTCATATGTGTTCTGCACATAGACTTAGTCGTTACAAGATTTGGTTGTTCTTTTATTTGACTGTTATGTTCCATATCACTCTGTtcgtggattttttttattattattattctttaataatttgtttatgaTACCACTTTCTTGTATTGAAGATATATACATGTGTTAGCGAGTCTGCGCTTGATGAATTTATACCATTCTCAACCCCAAAGTTCTTATTTTATGAGCACATGAAGATCCCTGATGGTATATTTGCTTATTTACTTAAAGAATTGGGGAATTTAAGAGCAAAGGTGtgtactttctttttttcaagtttggaATAGATGCCAATGGCTTCTATGATTTTATTGGTAGTCCATTTACTGCTTTTTCAGCATGAACACATGCTTGAGCAATTGGATCTCAATGAGTCCGCAGCAGTATCTATAcgcaataaaatatcaaaagtaCATTCAGCTTTGATGTTTTGTTTGGAAGAACTTGGTGTTTGGTTGGCTTTTCAGGTATTTGTTTAGTCTGGATTCTTTCACGTGCTCTGCTTGTCATTGCAATGGTATCTGTATAGTTGACATGGTTTAATGTATGTTGATGAAACAGGCTGCACAGTTCTTATCACACTGTGATACTGATGGGGACTTTATTTCAGGGGGTAAATTAGATGTGTCTGGTGAGACCATTGTTAAAAACTTTTGCCAGGATGCCTCGTTGGCAATTTCTAATTGCTTTTCAGCTGGTACCTTTTCTATCTTGGTGAAAGAATTTGTGGAGACATGAACTTGTGATTCTGTTCTTAGttttctatcattttctttttctctattgtATTGAACATTTAGGTCAGGAATGCTCCATTAGGGATAACATTAAGGCCCATTTGGGTGCTGGGCTTTTAACTTCGAAGATTCTCTGCCTTGTTGAGTCACTTCTTCAGTACAGGTTGGTGCATAACTATATATACATCCTCATTTACTATCATCAGATATATTTGAGCAGCTGAATCCATTGTAATTATGTCTATAGTTCTGACAGAAGATTGATAATGATTTTATTCTCTGAAGTCTACTGGAAATGCTCTAATATGTATACAAAAGATTGAAACAAATGCAAAGTTGCACTTCATGGTTTGAGTCTTTACCAAGTTTATACAAGAGCTTGTTCTGTTCTGTTGATCTGCTGCTCTTTAATAGTTAAACTAAATGCCCATGAGATAATTTGACTGCACAAGTTGACTATTTTATTAAACTGTTGTATGTTTACAACATGTTGtgaataaataaagttttatgtTACTATTTTGGTCATTTTTACATCAGCTTGTGgtgatgtgtttttttcctCCATGTATTTAATTACAGGGATTTAAAGGAAATAAGATGCATAGTTTTTGTGGAAAGGGTCATTACTGCCGTTGTCCTTGAATCTCTATTGAGTAAGTTGCTTCCTAAACATGGCAGCTGGAAGACCAAATACATAGCAGGAAATAATTCAGGGTTGCAATCCCAGACACGCAAAATTCAAAACGAAATTGTGGAAGAATTTCGTAAAGGCATGGTATATAATTTTCCTACTTGGATCCAcaatattatattcattataTTGTCTGAAAATGAGCAAATGGCATGCTTCTAGGTGAACATCATCATTGCAACATCAATTCTTGAGGAAGGATTAGACGTGCAAAGTTGCAACTTGGTGATTAGATTTGACCCTTCTGCCACTGTCAGCAGCTTTATACAGTCCCGAGGCCGTGCTAGGATGCAGAATTCTGACTACTTATTAATGGTGAGAAGGTAGTGTCCCAGTAACTCTTATTACACCTATCACCAATGAGGACTACTTGTAAACATATTCTTTTGTACATTTTACTGTGAGTTTTTGTGATCATTAGTGTTTGATCACTTTCACTTATTTTTTGATAACCATAGAGGGGATTTTTCTACACATGCTCGACTAGAGAACTATCTGGCCAGTGGTGACATAATGCGAAGGGAGTCTCTACGCCATGCATCCATTCCTTGTTCACCTTTGCTGGATGAGTTGGATGATGAGTTTTATCGTGTTGAGGGCACCGGGGCAGTTGTCAGTCTATCTTCAAGTGTTAGTTTGATATACTTTTATTGCTCACGTCTTCCTTCTGATGGGTTAGTCATCTGTACTCTTAATTGTGAAAATACAGCTAAGCTCTTAATAATTTATCTTCAGATGAGCTGGTCACAAGCTTGTATCGAACCATGGCTTATCCTCTCTCCCTTTGTTTTTTGGGGTGGGGTGTTGTCATTTCTGTAGGTATTTTAAACCAGCTCCCAGGTGTATTATAGACAAGGAGACAATGACTTGTACACTACATCTTCCAAAAAGCTCTCCTGTACACACTATTTGTGTGCAgggaaatattaaaactttgaagCAGAAGGCATGCCTTGAAGCATGCAAGAAACTTCATGTTTCTGGTGCTTTAACAGACAATCTTGTTCCTGATATTGTTATGGAAGAAGCTATTGCTGAAGACGTTGGTAATTGCTATTTGCAACCTTTCCATTATTGGTTTGGGTGTTTTACACTTTCAGAGTACTATATATACGTTTCAGTAAACCATCTTTTCAGTTCCCTTTCtatattttaatctttgtaaTTGTTTATTGAATAGGGAATGAGAGGTATGATGATGAACAACCCATTTATTTGCCACCTGAGCTGGTCAGTCAAGGTCCACGAAATTTGAAGACGAAGTACCACTGCTACTTAATTGAGTTGAATCAGAACTTTGCTTATGATATTCCTGTCCATGACGTGGTGCTTGTCTTGAGGACTGAACTTGAATCTGATGTCATAAGGAGCATGAGTTTTGATTTAGAAGCTGAGAGGGGCTTATTGACAGTGAACTTGAGGTATATTGGAGATATTGATCTTGAACAAGTGCTGGTATGTCTTctagttttcttattttcttgtcatAGGTGTAATATGTGATGGAAAAATTATAT is a window of Populus nigra chromosome 10, ddPopNigr1.1, whole genome shotgun sequence DNA encoding:
- the LOC133705204 gene encoding large ribosomal subunit protein eL38z/eL38y-like; this translates as MPKQIHEIKDFLLTARRKDARSVKIKRRRDVVKFKVRCSKYLYTLCVFDPEKADKLKQSLPPGLSVQEL
- the LOC133705851 gene encoding endoribonuclease Dicer homolog 2-like, which translates into the protein MEPVSMNIDTTQQLPADPLPFARSYQLEALEKALKHNTIVFLETGSGKTLIAIMLLRSYAYLLRKPSRFIAVFLVPKVVLVRQQAGAVEMHTDLKVGMYWGEMGVDFWKAVTWKNEIDKHEVLVMTPQILLNGLRHSYIKLEWIKVIIFDECHHTSGKHPYACIMTEFFHCELKSGHHDLPRIFGMTASPIKSKGANSELHYWQQIRELEDIMNSKIYTCVSESALDEFIPFSTPKFLFYEHMKIPDGIFAYLLKELGNLRAKHEHMLEQLDLNESAAVSIRNKISKVHSALMFCLEELGVWLAFQAAQFLSHCDTDGDFISGGKLDVSGETIVKNFCQDASLAISNCFSAGQECSIRDNIKAHLGAGLLTSKILCLVESLLQYRDLKEIRCIVFVERVITAVVLESLLSKLLPKHGSWKTKYIAGNNSGLQSQTRKIQNEIVEEFRKGMVNIIIATSILEEGLDVQSCNLVIRFDPSATVSSFIQSRGRARMQNSDYLLMVRRGDFSTHARLENYLASGDIMRRESLRHASIPCSPLLDELDDEFYRVEGTGAVVSLSSSVSLIYFYCSRLPSDGYFKPAPRCIIDKETMTCTLHLPKSSPVHTICVQGNIKTLKQKACLEACKKLHVSGALTDNLVPDIVMEEAIAEDVGNERYDDEQPIYLPPELVSQGPRNLKTKYHCYLIELNQNFAYDIPVHDVVLVLRTELESDVIRSMSFDLEAERGLLTVNLRYIGDIDLEQVLVLLCRRFQITLFKVLLDHSVNKLKEVSEGLDLGSGAEIDYFLLPAFRSCSQPSINWTPIISVLFSYKNEDHFNCSRNGNAHVVQTKCGPVCACVLQNSLVCTPHNGNIYCIMGVFEDLNGNSLLKMGDGGAITYKEYFAKRHGIQLLFNREPLLKGKHIFPVHNLLNRCRKQKEKASKNTHVELPPELCEIILSPISISTLYSYTFIPSIMHRLESLLIAVNLKKMHSDHYLRNVNIPSMKVLEALTTNKCQENFNLESLETLGDSFLKYAASQQLFKIYQNHHEGLLSFKKDKIISNAALCRRGCNHKLQGFIRNESFDPKLWIIPGSKLGSDFLSEEPLSEGRKIYIRGRRKVKSKTIADVVEALIGAYLSTGGEVTALLFMDWIGIKVDFMNTPYERQIQLQAEKFVNVRYLESLLNYSFNDPSLLVEALTHGSYMLPEIPRCYQRLEFLGDAVLDYLITLHMYKEYPGMSPGLLTDLRSASVNNDCYAQSAVKVGLDRHILHASHDLHKHIVATVTKIQEFSLESTFGWESETAFPKVLGDVIESLAGAILVDSGYNKEVVFESIRPLLEPLITPETLRLQPVRELIELCQRQHFDYKKPIVSRNGRNASVTIEVEANGLIFKHTATVADKKTAKKLASKEVLMALKESNLATSTASKVE